The following DNA comes from Chelmon rostratus isolate fCheRos1 chromosome 3, fCheRos1.pri, whole genome shotgun sequence.
GGGGTTTGTGCTCGTTATAATGCTCTGATTTACTGAGGTGTTAATAGCAGAGGcgatgtgtatatatacatatacatgtacatatacatatatatatatatgtgtgtgtgtgttaactgctATATtagccatgtgtgtgtgggtgtgtttgtgacagaaaacaggGGCCACGTGATCTTGCCACGAGCAGTATATTTATAAGTGTTGGATGTTTTATTATGAGGGAGAGAGGCCACTTGTGTGTGCAGACCAGCGCTGGAAAGCACTCAGCTGCAACGATTcatcgattaatcaattagttgtcaactattaacTTAATCGGcaaactgttttgataattaattaatcggtttcagtcatttttttcaaataattaaGTCAATATTCGCTCAGTCCAgcctcttaaatgtgaatatgttgtctttcttcactcctctatgacaacaaactgaaaatgtttcagttgTGGACAGAACAAAACACTTGCATCATCTTGGGCTTTTTAGAAACACTGATGGACGTTTTTCcccattttctgacattttacagaccaaacaactaGTTAATCGAGACagtaattggcagattaatcaataatgaaaatactcatAACTTCCATCTGTAGCGTACatgtacagttttgaggtgcttgtcctttaaaatcattttctgctgttttaaatatttatttttttctgatgcaATACTGTGCTTTAActccacatttatttgacaactaTAGTTTCTAGTTTCAGGTTtagattttacatgcaaaacgTATGATAAGTTAGAAGATACCACATCATCAGTAgcttccaactttttttttgccttgtcaCCCctaaaattataaaaaatttcacaaaaatgctgctaaaattagagaaaagtccaaaaactAGATATAAATCTGTCCCATCAATCATCTCACTGTCACACTTATCATGTGACCATTTGTAGGGCCCTGACCcctggtttggggaccacaggacTGAACTCAGTGTAGTGTCTGAACATACTGAGCTAAGTGTATATAAGGTGGTTCAGATCAGCTCCACATCAACAAGCTGCAACAGTTAAATGTGACttgatgcatcagtattcatttaaaaatgcaaaccATAATAATATATCAGCCATTTTTCTTCAGGACAAGTtcttatgatttttttttaagtatgttTTGTTTAGAATATATCTGAACTAAATTGTGATTGAattttttacattaaagttttttgtacttttactcctATGCAttatctgagtacttcttccatgCAGTACTGTATAAGTATTAGttaatgatgtttgtgtgtcgtGCAGCATCTGCAAATTCAACACTGAGTGGTCACTTTATGAGGTCAAGGCTGTTTTATCATGCGGGCCCCCGGGGGCCATGTCCACTTTGTGGCAGTTTGTTCAGGTAGTTTATTTAACTGCTAATTTGTTTGTGAGTTCAAGTACAAATGGCCGTTGTTTGCATATTTTGCGGTCCTGTCTTGTAGAGGATTCCTTTGTCAAAAGCTTGTCTGATGAGCTGAATTATGAATTGATGTTGTGCATATTCCTTAAAAAGGTGTGGCTTTAATCAAATCACCAGGTAGCCTTATTCCAGTAAAGGACTGACTgtaacttaaaaacaaaagGGTCCATATGCACTGCTCAGAGGGTGGGAGGTGAGGGGTGGGGTCGTCAGTTTGTTTGATACTTCTGACTCAAACTAATGCAGCTTAatgcaacagtcctgcaataacTCCACATCCATGAAGGTTGTAATTGTTGCAACAGTtttagaggtgttgattcaacttcacggtcattttggaggatgtagtttgtggtgctgttgaattgtacTACATTATATTGAGAAGTTGTTTTTAGTATTTGTTATATTCTAATATTCTTCTCTGATCTGCCCCTCAGTGCAAAGGAGGAGAATATAACGTGTGTCCTCACAGCATTTCAAACGTACTTAGCAGTGTTCATGGGGCCTGTGTCTGTTGTAGAACGTATATTTCTATACATTTctatatgtgtatatttgtaatttgggtgaatcAACCCTTTAACTAAATCACAGTTGCAGACTGCTTCAGTGCTGACTCATAACAGGTTTCATGCCAGAGCAACATTTGTCACGTACTAATCCGTCATATCCACGTCAACCTGTGACCTCGGTTTCGTCATGCAGCGTCTTCATGCTTGGCGTTTATTGTGATGATTCTTGTGAACGCTTccttttaaagagaaaaatagcCAGTCGCGCACCAGCGCATCTGCAGACTGACGTCTTTATACCTGACGGATGCTGCTGATCGACATTCAACCTGCTGTGATCAGGCACATTAGTTGAAGCAGTGTTTGTCGTTGATATGAAGAAAGGGATCGTGCAGGAAGTGTTCACGCTATTTTATGTCCTGGTCCTGGAAAATACTcgtttctgattggctgtcaggtGTCCGGTCAATGCATTAAACGGTGGGTTCacccaaaataataaaaaaggtgcgaatggaggcagaaatctgaGAAATATCTTAAAACTGggacaaataaaaccacaactaTTTGCATGGCTGGATACAACTAGAGagggtttttttatttaaattgaaTGATTTTTGATCACCTAGCGTTATCTTCTAAATCTCTGTGTAAGACATATCAAACTAAAGGCAACAACAAATGCTAATTGCTACAGTCCCTCCTTGCTGTCAGTTAAAGAAACTGTTGCTGGTCAAATACactgaacttcctgttttaaagTGATCGCAAGCAAACTTGACACACCTTGTCACACACTCCCAGATGTCCTGTTACAGACAATAACCGCTACAGGCATGTATCAGGACACCTTGTTGTGTATTATCACTGACTTGCAGTCGTGGGCAGCACAGtaatgcgtgtgtgcatgtttgtgtgccgTCCCACGCAGGTGCACCAGACTTTGTCCACACGCTCTGGACAAAGAAGATGGAGTCGAGAGGCAAGGTCCCGTCACGCTCAACCCTCGGCACATGAGGAAGGCATTCAAAGTCATGAACGAGCTGCGCAGGTGATGCAGGTCTTTGTCGTCTCATTATCTCCAGATCCTCCGGGCAccactttttaaactttaaccTCTCGCCTCTCAATCTCTTCAACGCCCCGTACAGCCAGAACTTGCTGTGTGACGTGACCATAGTGGCGGAGGACGTAGAGATCGCCGCTCACAGGGTGGTTCTGGCTGCTGGGAGCCCCTACTTCCACGCTATGTTTACAGGTGAGGACTCCCTTCCGTCCACGCTGCAGGACATTTGACACCATCTTTCCGCCTTTGTTTCAGTGTTCTTGAGTTCCTGTAATGCAGCACAAGTGTTACATCCTGTGTGACGATGGATGTCTAACACGTGTGTGTCGACAGGTGAGATGGCAGAGAGCAGGGCGAAGCGAGTGAGGATAAAGGAGATGGACGGTTGGACACTGGGCCTGCTGGTGGACTACATCTACACAGCAGAGATCCAGGTCACGGAGGATAACGTGCAGGTAAAGCCACCCgtatttatatttacatacatgCATTATCTGTAGGCCTACATCCTGCATTGGAAACACAGCCACTGCTGAGATCCTGTTGATTGCTTACAGGGATCTGCATGACCCTCCAGTTATGTTTCTGATCTCCTCGTCCCGTATTCCACTTCTCCACTGCTCCGATCCTCTAATCTCTGCctttatcccccccccccccctcgctccagctgcaaaacaaaaggcgATGGTGCCTTTGCTGTTTTAGCCCCAACCCTCTGGAATCATCTATCAGATTCGCAGAATCTTTGGACTCTTTTAAGTGGCGTCTAACAACATGTTTTCATAGGCAAACCTTTGTTATAGATCTCCACTCGgggctgttttttgttgttttcgtTGTCTGGTCTGTCCctcattgtgctgtgttttacattgttatgtgtttttgcctcatttctttatttcttatcTTTTGTATAATCATTTTTACATGCTTCACACACACGAAAAGATTTGCAACTATATGAATAACACTTCACTTACTTACCTTTAAACCCCAGCTGACATGGAGCTGATCACATCCCTTGGAATGAGTTCTTGAAGTTCCTGGAAAATCGGTGAATCTAAAGTCTGTGCAAAAAGGAATTTGGAGAGTGCCGAGGTTGTGTATCGTGATGTttttgaagtgaagtgaaacagGACAAGTAGGCAGACGTAACACTGGGAGGAATTTGATTTGAACATTGAAAAGTGGGCATGTCATAACAAACATGGAGAATTACTGTGATTCACAGTTGTACCACGCTGTTCCCAGCTAGTTAACCAATGAATCTTAGCTCTGTGCCGCTAAATGAACCTTTCTGAGCGCCCTATCAAAtgaaacttcctgtttttccataAGTGATTACCAAACCCACTGATTTTCACTTTCAGATTGACTGTTCTGTGGTCAGCCTCAACACATTACACATCCCATTAATGACATAATGGCCCTCCTTTAAAGCAAGTCATCAAAATGGACTGGTCAAGTAATCAGGCTTTTCACCAAAAGTGTTGCTGGATTTTAATTTACTAGATTATCCTGAAAATGGGAATCGGTTGTCATGATCATATCGACGCTGCTGGCATCAGATTGCTGCTGAGTTAAGGGAATAATCAGATCACGGCTGTGCAAATAGCACAGTAggtttctttatttattttatgtgatAAGTGGTGACATCTTTAGGCTCATTTGTAAACTCCTGGCTTGCGTACACTCAGATTCCCTCTTTTTTGTTACACAgacatataatatatatatatatatatatatatatatatatatatataaactcgTCGTTCACCCAGAGACACGTTCACTCAACAGTTCATCGTGGCTCGCTGAGTGGGAAAATCACAGGAGTTCAAGTCCGTCCTGGAGAAAGCTGGAGACTAGCTTCTCTCCCTGGAAACAGATTGATCCTGTATTAGAACAACAGTCAGAAGAGCCGAGAGACAAGAACAAAGCTGAGGAAGTCAGTTCATTCCGCCAAAACAAGTTGCATGCCCACGTTCCACTTTCACGAGAGTGGAGTGAAAGTGTTTGACTTCTCTGACACCAAGTTAACATGCATtttagtagcatattggctctttgttagtcattataaaacactttttaattcCTTATTCTGGGGATTAGGGTCATTAAGATCGTAATTCATGTACAACCACTTCCTTATTCCTTATTATTCCTACTATCAATAAGCAGgtaggaggttattgagggaaaactcttagttaatggccaagtagttgtagaatatggtcacGTAGAATAAAGCATATAATGACTAATAAGGAGCCAGTATGCTGCTTATATGCATGCTGATAAGCCACtggttaatggtgaatatgtgtaccttaatataaagtgtgacctGGAGTTCTTActgctgttttttcagtttagtttggAAACTCCTTGCACTCTAATCCACACGTGTGCATTGTTAGTCTCAGGTGgactctctctcactcagagAGACTGCAGCAGTAACAAGCAGGTCATATTTGGTGATTGAACCTGTGATCAGCTGACATAAAGATGGTGTCGCTGCATCTGTTGCATCTGCATCACATAGTCCGCAAACTGCCACTTTATGCAggattttctctgtgtgtgtgtttgacaggcGTTGCTGCCAGCAGCAGGCCTGCTCCAGCTGAACGAGGTAAAAAAGGCTTGTTGTGAGTTCCTGAGCTCTCAGCTTCATCCATCCAACTGCCTGGGAATACGAGCCTTCGCCGACCTCCACGCCTGCTCTCAGCTCCTCACGCAGGCCAACAGCTACgcaggtttgtgtgtgcaaattttttttttttgtatgtgtgcgtgtgtgtgtgagaacatcttctgttgctctgttgaaatgggtttgtgtgtgtcctggaGGATATGGGCCAGTAGATGAGGCAGAATGAGAGCAGGTTAAATTAATGGAAATGTTGAGAAAGTAGCGAAAATTCATCCGCACTCACAAAGTTTTTTTCATGGCAGAGCAACATTTCACCGAGGTGGTTGGGAGTGAAGAGTTCCTCAACTTGGGCATGGAGCAGGTGTCGAGCCTGATCGCCAGCGACAAGCTCACCATCCCCACGGAGGAGAAGGTACGCGCTCACCGTGCTCGGTGCGCTCAGGTAGGCCGACACGTGATGTGCTTAAAGTGTGTCCGTGCTCTTCACTGTGTAGGTTTTCGAGGCAGTGATAGCTTGGGTCAACCACGATAAAGATGTCCGACAGGAACACTTGGCCCACCTGATGGAACACGTCCGCCTGCCGCTTCTCTCCAGAGAATACCTGGTGCAGGTATGAACTTCATGACCTTAAACTCAGGACTCAGAAACCAGGTTCAGACTAAAGCACTGGTGCAGTTTAAATTTAAGCTTGTGAAGACACAGCTCAGCTAATGACAGAGCAACAGCCTGTTGTTCTGTAATCGAAGGCAGATGAGTTTTAGCTGCAGAACGCTGAAGGTCATCTGGCTTCAGTAACGTTTCTTGCCGGCGGCTCGTGTTGCATGTTTTAAGCACAGCACAACCATCACTGCTTCTTCACAACGGCTCTGTGCTGAAGTGTCAGTCTTGCTTCAGCACCCAGGCAGGATAAccactctgtctgtgtttgctaGCACGCAGGCAGACAACATGCAGCTACGTATCCAGTTTACAGGAGACGTTGTccaattagttttttttttctgttcttgctGAAACAGGGATGAGGTGgcaaaaaaatgtcagattgtGTTTTATAGCAAAGCCAAACGATGTAAACTCCACAGGCAGCTTGACAATAAGACTTACACTTACATGCTGTGGTTTGCATCAAATACTTGGCTACCGTGTCCATGGACCGTGCATAGTGCATAGTATCGTAAAATAAGATATGGTAagatgtaaataataaaaatgcactAATATTGACTTTTAAAAAGAAGCTTCAGgtaaaagaaaagagaaggagtCAAATGGAGAATGAATGCAAGTAATTAGAAAGTGGATGTGGAGGAAGCGGACATGCAGGGCAACATGTAAATATGgtcattttaaaggaaatataGAGATAAAGTGCAGGATGAGAGGAGTATCATATCAGGCTGCACTGGAAGCAGGATTTAAATTTTTAATCATGCTgctattgttatttttttctttgttttggagCTCAAACACCCAGATTCAAGCAGGTTTTTAGTTAATGAGACATCCACAGACAAGATGTTGTTATGCCGAGaatgttctgcatgtgtgttattgAATGATTTGCTCTCGTTGCTAACAAAACAGCTGCGTGACTCACATTTTCTGGCCGAACGAGAAAAAAGAATCTATGAATAACACAATATGATGCTAGCAGTGGCGTCGTGAATGCGGCCGACGGTGCTGCTTCTTCTTTAACGCGACTTCAGAGGCTCTGTCAGATTGAACGGGCATCAGATGAACATTGACTAATCGGCTGCTTCCTCTCCCGCTTTGTTCGTGTTagcgggtggaggaggagtcGCTGATTAAGAACAGCAGCGCCTGTAAAGACTACCTGATCGAGGCCATGAAGTACCACCTGCTGCCAGCTGACCAGAGAGCGCTGATGAAGACTGCACGCACACGCATGAGGACGCCAGCCTGCTGTCCTAAGGTCAGTCATGATGACGCGCTCTCGGTTAAAAACAATAGCCGATCCACGATTCTTTGTGTAGTTTCACcgctgtttctcctctgtttaGGTGATGGTTGTGGTTGGAGGCCAGGCTCCCAAGGCCATCCGCAGTGTGGAGTGTTATGACTTTGAGGAGCAGCGATGGTACCAGGTGGCTGAGCTCCCGACCAGGAGGTGCAGAGCAGGTGGGAAACCGTCACAGTTAAGGGGCTGGATCCTCTGAGCAACATGGACTTTGGATATTTAGTTAAGGTTAGGTTTCAGGATGTAGGACCAGTGTCAAATAGTGTCCAAGGTTGATATTTATTACGCTGTATTCATAtagtgatgcattttccagGCACTGACGACCATATGAACACACACCCCTCACACGGTGGCACGTTTAGTCGATGAGATTCACCTGAACACTATTTTGTGAAATCCAGTAGAGTCGAGGCTGCTGGGAGACGCCGTCTATATGCTGGTTTTGGTTATCCTCCAAACTGCGTGTGAAGAGGAAACAGGCCTCGTCGACCTGATATGACGTGTTCAGGTCGACGCACCTACAGAATGTGGCTAACACCTGTCTTTCAGTCAGCTGTGCCCGCTCTCAGGTCAGATCCTGGCTATCTTGGCACATTCTGAAGCACTCCTGTTTGATTTTCAGGATTGTGCATATTTAAATGTGCTCTGGGTATTGCTGCAAACACCCCCGGTGGCATGTTTCCGCCCGTCTTCCCCTACATATATCCACAGATCCTCGGTTTAAAGATGCATGAAGGGAAATAAGTTTGTCAGTTTATTACAATCTTGTTACTGCAGCACAAATGCCAGTGAtggaagaagcactcagatGTTTTACTTTAGCaaaagtagcaatactacaGTGAAGAATActaagtaaaagtcctgcattcaaaaatcTTAAAAGTATATAAGTATTAGTATCAAACTAGTTTTGTCAAatacatgtagtggagtaaaaagtacaatatttgacTCCAAAATGTAGAGCATGTAAGAATAAAGAAGCATAActctatgtttgtgtgtcctgtgttgttGCCTGTAGGTGTGGTGTACgtcagtgggtgtgtgtatgcGGTCGGCGGCTTCAACGGCTCTCTGCGTGTGCGGACGGTGGACTGTTACGACCCGATGATGGACCGCTGGACGAGCGTGAGCAGCATGCAGGACCGCCGCTCCACGCTCGGGGCCGCCGTGCTTAATGGGCTCCTGTACGCTGTGGGGGGCTTCGACGGCAGCACGGGTACGTTTGTGCTGTCGTCaatatgttttttaaactgctgtGATTGCTGACTCCCTGCAGGCTTTTAATTTGTGTGCCAACAGGAAATGAtaagacttgtgtgtgtgtgtgtgtgtgtgtgtgtgtgtgtgtgtgtgtgtgtgtgtgtgtgtgttcgcaggTCTGTCCACGATCGAGGCGTACAACGCTAAGACAGACGAGTGGTTCCATGTGTTACCCATGAGTACCCGACGAAGCAGTGTAGGAGTGGGTGTTGTCAATGGTGAATACAGTTCCCAGTTCAGTTTTACACTCTGCATTTAGAAATAAATCAgaaggtggacaaaataacagagacACCTATACAATGAATACATTCCTTTGTTATTTTTAGAGCTGTTAGTTTGTGGAGACAGGAACTGGCATGAAGCTCTTAATATAATAATGCATTATTGCACTCGTTTACTGTTATGAGTATAAAATAGAGGAAAACCATATTAACAAAATTATTGCAAGTTGACCCTACAAAGAATACGGATGCTTAAACAGAAGATTGCTGAGGTGCTTtacaggaagaagagaagggaaaaagagacacagcagaaagtttataaaacaaagagaaataagCCATGAAGTACAGTAAATAGCAAAATGCTTAAACAGCTATTGTCTATTTTGCAAATACTGCATGgctgtattttacatgtttctattattttgtccaccacTGTGCCTCCTTCATTCCAAGTCACGAGCTGCATGCATTTCTTGTCGGGCTAAAcaatacacaaaaaacatcatgtTGCGATGGCTTTGACAGATACTACGATTGAAATATGAGTCACAGGCTTCTTTTGATATGATGATGGTGTTATTTTTGCCGCAGTTTGTcccaaacaagcatgtttcctGACACCTGGAGAAAACGATTTGTAGACTTTgatctctgtttttttaaatgtattatatgTTGCACTTTTGATAATATTTCATTGCTCAGCCTTAATTTCACGTGTTTTCCAGGCATCCTGTATGCAGTTGGAGGTTACGATGGTGCGACCAGGCAGTGTCTGAGTACTGTAGAAGCTTACAACCCTAAAAGCAACACGTGGAGCTACATCGCAGAGATGGGCACGAGACGCAGTGGAGCGGGTGAGGACAGATAAAACCATTCTGACAGACTTatccattaaaacattaaaacaaacacgCTGGATCATATAATTATGCTGTTTGTTGTAAACAATGTCTTCCTCAGGTGTAGGTGTGTTAAAAGGTTTACTGTACGCTGTGGGGGGTCATGATGGTCCATTGGTGAGGAAGAGCTGTGAAGTTTATGATCCGGCCTCGAACAGCTGGCGACAGGTAGCTGACATGAACATGTGTCGGCGTAACGCAGGTAACGCAGACCGCTGGCAGACGTCCTCAgatgagctgctgctctgttagATGTCCGCTGATctcccctctgtgtgttttcaggtgtgtgcGCTGTAAACAACTTGCTGTATGTGGTGGGAGGAGACGATGGCAGCTGCAATTTGGCCTCTGTGGAGTTCTACAATCCGAACTCGGACAAGTGGACGCTACTGCCGACCTGCATGAGCACGGGGCGCAGTTATGCAGGTGTGTAGGCAGCACGGGAACATGCATGCCTGACACTTACTTAACGTTTTGCATCCAAACTGAAGTGAGAAAGAAGGTTAAACTGAAGTTTGGGCCACAGAATCATAATGATGTGAATGGAAATAGAagtttttgtttacatgtgaacGGTTTTGTCTGCTGTAATGCAAATAACAGTGGAACATATTCATTATATTGCACTGAACTTTAATTTGATTGatacagggctgcagctaatgattattttcagtgccgattaatctgttgattattttccgGATTCATCAATTAGtcgtttggtctataaaatatcagaaaatggtgaaaaatgttcatcagtGTTCCCCAAAGCCCCAGCAGcccaaaaacattcagtttactgtcatagaggagtgaagaaactggaaaatattcacatttaagaagattaaatcagagaattttgacttttttctcagAAAGAATTACTTTAACTATCAAAATAATTTAATAGTCGACAACTAATCAAGCGTGAAATGTGATTTTGGATTAATTTTCCATGTAATGATGAAAAGAAATCATGTTATTATGATACTGATTTCAAACGTATTGTCCTGCTCTAACTCTGGAATCGTGTAGTAAACTGTACACACTTGCATTTACTTATGGTTCCCAGATACCAGCTttttcacactgacatttgaGAGTTAAGAACAACCTCATAACATTTTTAATAAGGATCCCTTTGTGTTGGGCATTAAAGAGCTGTGAGCAAGAATGTATTCAGCAGACATTTAAACGTGCTGGTCTTCTCTGGTGGACAGACCTTGTAATGACGACACTTTTTAAACGACCTCGTCGCTGCTCGACCCGTGTGAGTGGTTCAGGATTGGTGAGGGTGAGGATTACCGATCGGTCCCGTGCTGCTCAGATC
Coding sequences within:
- the klhl2 gene encoding kelch-like protein 2; protein product: MVHAAGPSFQPLKNTGIMDSHPLCTRLCPHALDKEDGVERQGPVTLNPRHMRKAFKVMNELRSQNLLCDVTIVAEDVEIAAHRVVLAAGSPYFHAMFTGEMAESRAKRVRIKEMDGWTLGLLVDYIYTAEIQVTEDNVQALLPAAGLLQLNEVKKACCEFLSSQLHPSNCLGIRAFADLHACSQLLTQANSYAEQHFTEVVGSEEFLNLGMEQVSSLIASDKLTIPTEEKVFEAVIAWVNHDKDVRQEHLAHLMEHVRLPLLSREYLVQRVEEESLIKNSSACKDYLIEAMKYHLLPADQRALMKTARTRMRTPACCPKVMVVVGGQAPKAIRSVECYDFEEQRWYQVAELPTRRCRAGVVYVSGCVYAVGGFNGSLRVRTVDCYDPMMDRWTSVSSMQDRRSTLGAAVLNGLLYAVGGFDGSTGLSTIEAYNAKTDEWFHVLPMSTRRSSVGVGVVNGILYAVGGYDGATRQCLSTVEAYNPKSNTWSYIAEMGTRRSGAGVGVLKGLLYAVGGHDGPLVRKSCEVYDPASNSWRQVADMNMCRRNAGVCAVNNLLYVVGGDDGSCNLASVEFYNPNSDKWTLLPTCMSTGRSYAGVTVIDKPL